Proteins encoded together in one Pseudomonas sp. ADAK13 window:
- a CDS encoding MFS transporter has protein sequence MSDLAQRSADAHSRRAALTLGLCLPSDVLLYLVLPMESQAFGITLAQAGVLLAANRLVRIFGYKHVLNFYARNGDRLTCSIAAGAAAVCALGNSMLSGFAALLGLRLIWGLCFAALNLSTQVLATSEPLGAARRAGRSRALIALGPMLALPLGGWLTLHVGPRPIFLILAGCCLVGLWMARGLPTAGHNLHGTPGRRFRLPDSVATWSFIEGVALDGLFIFGLSIQAQKILGGNAVLIAGGLMALRYVSELLLSPLGGRAAQQFGATSMLLLFSFLSALALGAFGSHWVIAGAAAVLVLRALQLPLVTTLVAERNPGAMRVSALASNAVWRDVGAGLGPLLAGLLLPVASAPWVFGVAGAAIAVSAVFCWRAKIST, from the coding sequence ATGTCTGATCTGGCCCAACGCAGTGCTGATGCCCACTCCCGCCGTGCTGCGCTGACCCTCGGCCTGTGCCTGCCCAGTGACGTGTTGCTGTACCTGGTACTGCCAATGGAGTCCCAGGCGTTCGGTATCACCCTGGCCCAGGCCGGGGTGCTGCTGGCGGCCAACCGCCTGGTGCGGATCTTTGGCTACAAGCATGTTCTGAATTTCTACGCCCGTAACGGCGATCGCCTGACCTGCTCCATCGCCGCCGGTGCGGCGGCGGTGTGTGCCCTGGGCAACTCGATGTTGTCCGGCTTTGCCGCCTTGCTCGGGCTGCGGCTGATTTGGGGCCTGTGTTTTGCCGCGTTGAACCTTTCCACTCAAGTGTTGGCCACCTCCGAACCGCTGGGTGCGGCGCGGCGGGCGGGGCGCTCACGGGCGTTGATCGCCCTGGGGCCGATGCTGGCGTTACCGCTGGGGGGATGGCTGACATTGCATGTCGGCCCGCGTCCGATTTTCCTGATTCTGGCGGGGTGTTGCCTGGTGGGATTATGGATGGCGCGGGGGCTGCCCACTGCCGGTCATAATTTGCACGGCACGCCGGGGCGACGCTTCCGGTTGCCCGACAGTGTGGCGACCTGGTCGTTTATCGAAGGTGTGGCGCTGGACGGGCTGTTTATCTTCGGCCTGTCGATTCAGGCGCAGAAGATCCTCGGTGGCAACGCGGTGCTGATTGCGGGCGGCTTGATGGCCCTGCGGTATGTCTCGGAACTGCTCCTGAGCCCGCTGGGTGGCCGCGCGGCGCAGCAGTTTGGTGCCACGTCGATGTTGTTGCTGTTTTCCTTTCTCAGCGCGTTGGCGCTGGGGGCGTTTGGCAGCCACTGGGTGATTGCGGGTGCTGCGGCGGTGCTGGTGTTGCGGGCGTTGCAACTGCCGTTGGTGACGACGCTGGTGGCGGAGCGCAACCCGGGGGCGATGCGGGTCTCGGCGTTGGCCTCGAATGCGGTATGGCGTGATGTGGGCGCGGGGCTTGGGCCGTTGTTGGCGGGGTTGCTGCTGCCGGTGGCGTCGGCGCCCTGGGTGTTTGGTGTGGCCGGGGCGGCGATTGCGGTCAGTGCGGTGTTCTGCTGGCGGGCGAAGATTTCGACGTGA
- a CDS encoding DUF6555 family protein, which yields MSTATIYTIHYLLHGEPKTFVVRAEIMNNAEAWHWAAVDADIAHVGRIGRPGHERVKKTTRPWAEKFGITEVTWTAPKRLG from the coding sequence ATGAGTACCGCGACGATCTACACCATCCACTACTTGCTACACGGCGAACCGAAAACCTTTGTGGTGCGTGCCGAGATCATGAACAACGCCGAAGCCTGGCATTGGGCGGCCGTTGACGCCGACATTGCCCATGTGGGGCGCATTGGCCGACCGGGTCACGAGCGGGTGAAAAAGACCACTCGGCCCTGGGCGGAGAAATTTGGCATCACCGAGGTGACATGGACAGCCCCGAAACGGCTTGGCTGA
- a CDS encoding HvfC/BufC N-terminal domain-containing protein: MNLAQWQQAFHTWLVSASDESAQVLGNNTAGLAVYQNNYRAQLVGCLEQAFPNLRRWVGDEAFLAAAISHIDRHPPHAWTLDVYPEGFHLTLGELFPNNPDVHELAWIESSLNEAFVAADASPLPMDVLAAVDWDTAHLQLTPSLRCHGLTTNAEAIWSALWQQTPAPEAVMLAEAGGLLVWRRQFTSRLRQVDALEYQALVHLQGDGSFVGLCDFLVERLGVEEGVEKAGEWLAGWIGSELIVGVVDDLPVSHFSEL, from the coding sequence ATGAACCTCGCGCAATGGCAGCAGGCCTTTCACACCTGGCTGGTGAGTGCATCGGACGAATCCGCCCAAGTGCTCGGCAACAACACCGCCGGGCTGGCGGTTTACCAGAACAACTACCGCGCACAACTGGTGGGTTGCCTGGAGCAGGCCTTTCCCAACCTGCGGCGTTGGGTCGGGGATGAGGCGTTTCTGGCCGCAGCCATCAGCCATATCGACCGGCATCCGCCCCATGCCTGGACGCTGGACGTCTATCCCGAAGGCTTTCACCTGACCTTGGGTGAACTGTTCCCCAACAACCCCGACGTGCATGAGCTGGCGTGGATTGAGTCGTCGCTCAATGAGGCATTTGTGGCTGCCGATGCGAGCCCGTTGCCCATGGACGTATTGGCGGCGGTGGATTGGGACACCGCACACCTGCAGCTCACGCCGTCGTTGCGATGCCATGGGCTGACCACCAATGCCGAGGCGATCTGGTCGGCGTTGTGGCAGCAAACCCCGGCACCCGAGGCGGTGATGCTGGCCGAGGCTGGCGGGCTGCTGGTGTGGCGTCGGCAATTCACTTCGCGTTTGCGCCAAGTCGACGCCTTGGAGTACCAGGCGCTGGTGCACCTGCAAGGCGACGGCAGTTTTGTCGGGCTGTGCGACTTTCTGGTGGAGCGCCTGGGGGTAGAGGAGGGCGTGGAAAAGGCCGGTGAATGGCTGGCCGGCTGGATCGGCAGTGAGTTGATTGTGGGGGTCGTTGACGACCTGCCTGTGTCACATTTTTCGGAGCTATAA
- a CDS encoding BufA1 family periplasmic bufferin-type metallophore has protein sequence MKRHYAALAATLALSLGAFAATAHADEAKPQEKCFGVSLAGANDCAAGAGTSCAGTAKADYQGNAWVLVDKGTCTQIKTPKGFGSLTEQP, from the coding sequence ATGAAGCGCCATTACGCGGCCCTTGCCGCCACCCTCGCACTGTCTCTCGGTGCCTTCGCCGCCACCGCCCATGCCGATGAGGCCAAGCCCCAGGAAAAATGCTTCGGCGTGTCCCTTGCCGGTGCCAACGATTGCGCCGCCGGTGCCGGGACTTCCTGCGCCGGTACCGCCAAGGCGGATTACCAGGGCAACGCCTGGGTGCTGGTGGACAAAGGCACCTGCACCCAGATCAAAACCCCCAAAGGCTTCGGCAGCCTGACGGAACAACCATGA
- the bufB gene encoding MNIO family bufferin maturase encodes MPTSNPRFPGYGLGLRKEHYSEFLENPVAVDFVEVISENFMVAGGQPRHILRQIRARYPVALHGVSMSIGTAEGLDRDYLKRLKSLVDEIEPLFVSDHLSWSRSGGFNSHDLLPVPYTDEALDRVCANIDLAQEVLGRTMLFENPSSYLAFEGASMSEWEFIAAMSRRTGCELLLDVNNVFVSASNHGFDALAFLDGIPAEQVRQIHLAGHSQGRELLIDSHDSPVCDGVWDVYAKAIALLGPVATMIERDDEIPPLAELLEELSIARMLGASEAFKRAQVRP; translated from the coding sequence ATGCCGACATCCAACCCGCGTTTCCCGGGCTATGGCCTGGGGCTGCGCAAGGAACACTACAGCGAGTTCCTGGAGAACCCGGTGGCGGTGGATTTCGTTGAAGTGATCTCCGAGAATTTCATGGTCGCGGGCGGCCAGCCCCGGCATATCCTGCGCCAGATTCGTGCGCGGTATCCGGTGGCGCTGCACGGGGTGTCGATGTCGATCGGCACGGCCGAGGGCCTCGATCGCGATTACCTGAAGCGCCTCAAGTCGCTGGTGGACGAGATCGAACCGCTGTTTGTGTCCGACCACCTGAGCTGGTCCCGCAGTGGCGGCTTCAACTCCCATGACCTGCTGCCGGTGCCTTATACCGACGAGGCACTGGACCGGGTCTGCGCCAATATCGACCTGGCTCAAGAGGTGTTGGGCCGCACGATGCTGTTTGAAAACCCGTCCAGCTACCTGGCCTTTGAAGGCGCCTCCATGAGCGAGTGGGAATTTATCGCCGCCATGTCCCGGCGCACCGGCTGCGAGCTGTTGCTGGACGTCAATAATGTGTTTGTCAGCGCCAGCAACCACGGCTTTGACGCCCTGGCGTTTCTTGATGGAATTCCCGCCGAGCAGGTCCGGCAGATTCACCTGGCCGGCCACAGCCAGGGCCGCGAATTACTGATCGACAGCCATGACAGCCCGGTGTGTGACGGGGTCTGGGATGTGTATGCCAAGGCCATTGCGTTGCTCGGCCCGGTCGCCACGATGATCGAGCGCGACGACGAGATTCCCCCCTTGGCTGAGCTGCTGGAGGAACTGTCGATCGCCCGGATGCTCGGGGCTTCCGAGGCCTTCAAGCGTGCGCAGGTGCGCCCATGA
- a CDS encoding DUF6021 family protein, protein MSNSKSGPHSSEHSSGKDELGFDPDSPDVSDPQVDPVGPAIAPLDKPEKTGKKPAYDPLGDLKQ, encoded by the coding sequence ATGAGTAACAGTAAGAGTGGCCCGCATTCATCGGAGCATTCCAGCGGCAAGGACGAATTGGGTTTCGACCCCGATTCCCCCGATGTTTCAGACCCGCAGGTCGACCCGGTAGGCCCTGCGATTGCCCCGTTGGACAAGCCGGAAAAAACCGGCAAGAAGCCGGCCTATGATCCCCTTGGGGATCTGAAGCAGTGA
- a CDS encoding alpha/beta fold hydrolase, giving the protein MRILSSLAIAMALATPLVASAADAAKPQPGTGKSVVIVPGSFVDGSGWRVVHDILIHKGYKVTVVHQGHESLAADVAEAREVLEQQVGPVVLVGHSSGGGVISIAGDRDKVKSMVYVSALQPEVGENMSQLLSSMPAPSNDVMQTRDGHLFFDRTKFNADFAADLTTNRTDFMAASQVPATTALFGGTVWAAAWHKKPTYAVVSTEDRALSPDLQRWMYKRAGSKVTEIKASHSVYISQPEAVAKVIEDAASVIK; this is encoded by the coding sequence ATGCGTATTCTTTCTTCCCTGGCGATCGCCATGGCACTCGCTACACCGTTAGTAGCCTCGGCCGCCGATGCAGCCAAGCCTCAGCCGGGCACCGGTAAAAGCGTGGTGATCGTGCCCGGTTCCTTCGTCGACGGCTCCGGCTGGCGAGTGGTGCACGACATCCTGATTCACAAGGGCTACAAGGTCACCGTGGTGCATCAGGGCCATGAAAGCCTCGCCGCCGACGTGGCCGAGGCCCGCGAAGTGCTGGAGCAACAGGTCGGCCCGGTGGTGCTGGTGGGTCACAGTTCCGGTGGCGGGGTGATCTCGATTGCCGGTGACCGCGACAAGGTCAAGTCGATGGTCTATGTCTCGGCCCTGCAACCGGAAGTCGGCGAGAACATGAGCCAGTTGCTGTCGTCGATGCCGGCGCCGAGCAATGACGTGATGCAGACCCGCGACGGGCATCTGTTCTTTGATCGCACCAAGTTCAATGCCGACTTTGCTGCCGACCTGACCACCAACCGCACCGACTTCATGGCCGCCTCCCAGGTGCCGGCCACCACCGCGCTCTTCGGCGGCACCGTGTGGGCCGCGGCCTGGCACAAGAAGCCGACCTACGCCGTGGTGTCCACCGAAGACCGTGCCCTGAGCCCGGATCTGCAGCGCTGGATGTACAAGCGCGCCGGTTCCAAGGTCACCGAAATCAAGGCCAGCCACTCGGTGTACATCTCCCAGCCTGAGGCTGTGGCGAAGGTCATCGAAGACGCTGCATCCGTCATCAAATAA
- a CDS encoding outer membrane beta-barrel protein: MSKLFGKILKNSSVLALIAAPGVVFAAAPTDPISTFGILGSYNDFKLEGGSESDKDHMPEAGLFYNFGNKLTAESGFIYQAGIEAKYGEKSDNKLKEGQADLDLGWRAALDARNFVDVLVGGGYSWTRYEPDSGDYDMKLTNKSPFAKAALGYNHQFDDMTMRVELGARRTIDGRAKLKVDGIGSDTVDLKDRTNPYAEVSLLMNQKGDLPVMAGLYYTRTEYKLDGDSYVADNTKLKRDEYGFKVGIAF, translated from the coding sequence ATGTCCAAACTATTCGGAAAAATCCTCAAGAATTCCTCGGTCCTGGCCCTGATCGCTGCACCGGGTGTGGTGTTCGCGGCGGCGCCGACTGACCCGATTTCCACCTTCGGGATCCTTGGCAGCTACAACGACTTCAAGCTGGAAGGCGGTAGCGAAAGCGACAAGGACCACATGCCTGAAGCCGGTCTGTTCTACAACTTCGGCAACAAGCTGACGGCCGAGTCGGGCTTTATCTATCAGGCCGGTATCGAAGCCAAGTACGGCGAAAAGAGCGACAACAAGCTCAAGGAAGGCCAGGCCGACCTCGACCTCGGCTGGCGCGCCGCGCTGGATGCGCGCAACTTCGTCGACGTGCTGGTGGGTGGCGGCTACAGCTGGACCCGCTACGAGCCGGACTCGGGCGACTACGACATGAAGCTCACCAACAAATCGCCGTTCGCCAAGGCTGCACTGGGTTACAACCACCAGTTCGATGACATGACCATGCGCGTTGAACTGGGCGCCCGCCGTACCATTGATGGCCGCGCCAAGCTCAAGGTCGACGGCATCGGCAGCGACACCGTGGACCTCAAGGACCGCACCAACCCGTACGCCGAAGTCAGCCTGCTGATGAACCAGAAAGGCGACCTGCCGGTGATGGCGGGCCTGTACTACACCCGCACCGAGTACAAGCTCGACGGCGACTCCTACGTGGCCGACAACACCAAGCTCAAGCGTGACGAGTATGGGTTCAAGGTCGGTATAGCGTTCTAA
- a CDS encoding alpha/beta fold hydrolase — MSYFNRRRFLISTAIASVALSLPVMAAPASRQIRQVSTDLLDIGYYEAGPEEGRPIILLHGADGDLERFAGVASQLVSQGFRVVAPYLRGHGTTTQLDKAALASTQEVVLGQDVLDLMNALHIPEAVLAGFDLGGRAVTAAATLRPTRCVALVTVNSAPQPALAEVLVQMARMGTWRT, encoded by the coding sequence ATGTCTTATTTCAATCGCCGTCGTTTTTTGATTTCCACTGCCATTGCTTCCGTCGCGCTGTCCCTTCCGGTAATGGCTGCGCCCGCGAGCCGGCAGATCCGCCAGGTCAGCACCGACCTGCTGGACATCGGCTACTACGAAGCCGGCCCGGAGGAGGGCAGGCCGATCATTTTGCTGCATGGCGCGGACGGTGATCTGGAACGCTTCGCCGGGGTCGCGTCGCAGCTGGTGTCCCAGGGCTTTCGGGTGGTCGCACCGTACCTGCGGGGCCATGGCACCACCACGCAACTGGACAAGGCTGCACTCGCCAGCACTCAGGAAGTGGTGCTCGGCCAGGACGTGCTGGACCTGATGAACGCCTTGCACATCCCCGAGGCGGTGCTCGCCGGGTTCGACCTCGGTGGCCGCGCCGTCACGGCAGCCGCCACCTTGCGGCCCACCCGTTGTGTGGCGCTGGTCACCGTCAACAGTGCGCCGCAGCCCGCCCTGGCCGAGGTGCTGGTGCAAATGGCGCGGATGGGCACCTGGCGTACCTGA
- a CDS encoding arylamine N-acetyltransferase family protein, producing the protein MPELTHSLLYLQRLGYDTPPPPTLQTLQDLQLRHVSTFAFESLSTLLHAPVPIDLPSVEQKVLFDGRGGYCYELNQMFLALLQELGFDARGITGRVVMGGPPDALTARTHRLSLVTLDGVRYISDVGFGGMVPTSPLQLDTDATQATAHEPYRLSLNEGSYTLWAQVAGEWRGLYVFDLQVQSRFDYEIGNWYVSTHPDSPFLGQLKVALIGPGFRRTLNNGQYAIHYLDRASEKRAIEDVDELLGLLQASFGIRLPEHPQLRPILERLLAPVQEA; encoded by the coding sequence ATGCCAGAGCTGACCCACAGCCTTTTGTACCTGCAACGTTTGGGCTACGACACGCCGCCACCGCCGACCCTGCAAACCCTGCAGGATTTGCAGTTGCGCCACGTCAGCACCTTCGCGTTTGAAAGCCTGTCGACCCTGCTGCATGCCCCGGTGCCGATCGACTTGCCGAGCGTCGAGCAGAAAGTCCTGTTCGACGGGCGGGGTGGTTATTGCTACGAGTTGAACCAGATGTTCCTGGCCTTGCTGCAGGAGTTGGGCTTCGACGCGCGGGGCATTACCGGCCGCGTGGTGATGGGCGGCCCGCCGGATGCACTCACGGCGCGCACCCATCGCCTGAGCCTGGTGACCCTGGACGGTGTGCGTTACATCAGCGATGTCGGCTTTGGTGGCATGGTGCCTACCAGCCCGCTGCAACTGGACACCGACGCCACCCAGGCCACCGCCCATGAACCCTATCGCCTGAGCCTGAACGAAGGCAGTTACACCCTGTGGGCGCAGGTCGCCGGTGAGTGGCGCGGCTTGTATGTGTTCGACCTGCAGGTGCAGTCACGTTTCGACTACGAAATCGGCAATTGGTACGTCTCCACCCACCCTGATTCGCCATTCCTCGGCCAGTTGAAAGTCGCACTGATTGGCCCGGGATTTCGTCGCACGTTGAACAACGGCCAGTACGCGATTCACTACCTGGACCGGGCCAGTGAAAAGCGTGCAATCGAGGACGTGGATGAGCTGCTGGGCCTGTTGCAAGCCAGCTTTGGCATTCGGCTGCCGGAGCATCCACAGTTGCGGCCCATTCTCGAGCGTTTGCTGGCTCCCGTCCAAGAGGCTTGA
- a CDS encoding c-type cytochrome, with protein MRAINPRRISLLLAVTCLLTACGDKPKHPPERATAANAMPGDAALAQVYDTSCKLCHANPASGAPLTGDGPAWSPRIAQGPDTLLDHTINGYNGMPPMGLCVQCSEEQFLGLISFMSGQHIQ; from the coding sequence ATGCGGGCAATCAACCCCCGTCGCATCAGTCTGCTGCTGGCCGTGACCTGCCTGCTGACAGCCTGCGGCGACAAACCGAAACATCCCCCCGAACGCGCCACGGCGGCCAATGCCATGCCCGGCGACGCAGCCCTGGCCCAGGTCTACGACACCAGTTGCAAGCTGTGCCACGCCAACCCGGCCTCCGGCGCGCCGCTGACCGGCGACGGCCCGGCCTGGAGCCCGCGCATCGCCCAGGGCCCGGACACCCTGCTGGACCACACCATCAACGGTTACAACGGCATGCCACCCATGGGCCTGTGCGTGCAGTGCTCCGAAGAGCAATTCCTGGGGCTGATCAGTTTTATGTCGGGTCAACACATCCAATAA
- a CDS encoding MFS transporter, producing the protein MSSVADGLPSDKRLAAVVAISLGIGMATLDTAIVNTALPTLAEGIGTDSASVIWVVNAYQLATIAAVLPFASLSDVVGHRRVFLGGLLVFVVASLFCGLAWSLPTLTAARVVQGLGAAAIMSVNIALLRHIYPAKILGRGLGYNSLVVGLAFTLGPTAASAILSVATWHWLYLINLPLGALALWLGVRAIPVIPITGHAFDRLAAILCAGLFALLVLGLGSAVHGAQAVLTLGLIAVALLCGVLLIRRQAGHPAPMLAVDLFKRPLFTLSALTAICAFSAQGLAFVSLPFLLQTVLGHSQVATGFLMTPWPAVVAVMALIAGRLADRISLALLCGIGLVMLSAGMASLATLGNDASTFDIGWRMALCGAGFGFFQSPNLKAIMTSAPIARSGGASGIVATSRLMGQTLGASLVALCFHLSLSSGPQYALWLGCGFALVGAVASGLRLMQDGAKV; encoded by the coding sequence ATGTCTTCTGTAGCTGATGGGTTGCCCAGTGATAAACGTTTAGCGGCGGTGGTCGCGATTTCCCTGGGGATCGGCATGGCGACCCTCGACACCGCCATCGTCAACACGGCGTTGCCGACCCTCGCTGAAGGCATCGGCACCGATTCGGCCTCGGTGATCTGGGTGGTCAACGCCTACCAGTTGGCGACCATTGCTGCCGTGCTGCCCTTTGCCTCCCTGAGTGATGTGGTCGGCCACCGCCGGGTGTTCCTCGGCGGCTTGCTGGTGTTCGTGGTGGCGTCACTGTTTTGCGGCCTGGCCTGGTCGCTGCCGACGCTGACCGCGGCCCGGGTGGTTCAGGGCCTGGGCGCAGCGGCGATCATGAGCGTCAACATTGCGCTGTTGCGGCACATCTACCCGGCAAAAATACTCGGCCGGGGGCTGGGGTATAACTCGCTGGTGGTGGGGCTGGCCTTTACGCTGGGGCCCACCGCCGCGTCGGCGATTCTGTCGGTGGCCACCTGGCACTGGTTGTACCTGATCAACCTGCCCCTGGGCGCTTTGGCCTTGTGGCTGGGGGTGCGTGCGATTCCGGTGATCCCGATTACCGGGCATGCCTTCGACCGGCTGGCAGCAATTCTTTGCGCCGGGTTGTTTGCCCTGCTGGTACTGGGGCTGGGGTCGGCGGTGCACGGTGCGCAGGCGGTGTTGACCCTGGGGCTGATCGCCGTGGCGCTGCTGTGTGGCGTGTTGCTGATCCGGCGTCAGGCCGGGCACCCGGCGCCGATGCTGGCGGTGGATCTGTTCAAGCGCCCGCTGTTCACCCTGTCGGCGCTCACCGCGATTTGCGCGTTCAGCGCCCAGGGCCTGGCGTTTGTGTCGCTGCCCTTCCTGTTGCAAACCGTGCTGGGCCACAGCCAGGTGGCCACCGGTTTCCTGATGACGCCATGGCCGGCGGTGGTCGCGGTCATGGCGTTGATTGCCGGGCGCCTGGCGGATCGGATCTCCCTGGCGTTGCTGTGTGGCATTGGCCTGGTGATGTTGAGCGCAGGCATGGCGTCGCTGGCGACCCTGGGCAATGACGCGTCGACCTTTGATATCGGTTGGCGCATGGCCTTGTGTGGCGCCGGGTTCGGTTTCTTCCAGTCGCCCAACCTCAAGGCGATCATGACCAGCGCGCCCATCGCCCGCAGTGGCGGGGCCAGCGGAATTGTGGCCACCTCGCGGTTGATGGGGCAGACGCTGGGGGCTTCGCTGGTGGCGTTGTGTTTCCACCTGTCCCTGAGCAGCGGCCCGCAGTACGCGTTGTGGCTGGGGTGCGGGTTTGCCCTGGTGGGCGCGGTGGCCAGCGGCTTGCGCCTGATGCAGGACGGCGCCAAGGTTTAA
- a CDS encoding MEKHLA domain-containing protein codes for MSFDEHFVRLLDEAYRHWTGQGLPAPEGLGGEQRLTWLHEQAPYSLLAHDGAVDPRFTYVNECALRCFKYPREDFIGMPSRFSASELDRPARQVLMEQVGAKGIAHGYSGWRVDAQNQPFMIHDGVVWNLLGGVGQAALFWLDEGAGAYPFLR; via the coding sequence GTGTCTTTTGACGAACATTTTGTGCGTTTGCTGGATGAGGCTTACCGGCATTGGACCGGGCAGGGGTTGCCGGCGCCCGAGGGGTTGGGGGGGGAGCAGCGGCTGACGTGGTTGCATGAGCAGGCGCCCTACAGCTTGCTGGCCCATGACGGGGCGGTTGATCCGCGTTTTACCTATGTGAATGAGTGTGCCTTGCGCTGCTTCAAGTATCCGCGTGAGGATTTTATCGGGATGCCTTCGCGGTTCAGTGCCTCGGAGCTGGATCGGCCGGCGCGGCAGGTGTTGATGGAGCAGGTTGGGGCCAAGGGGATTGCTCATGGCTACAGCGGGTGGCGGGTGGATGCGCAGAATCAGCCGTTCATGATTCATGACGGGGTGGTTTGGAATTTGTTGGGCGGGGTGGGGCAGGCGGCTTTGTTTTGGTTGGATGAGGGGGCGGGGGCATATCCGTTTCTTCGGTAA
- a CDS encoding DUF3087 family protein has translation MFELKPCDPIVFRQQTRRSTLIVAVLFVALAMGLSSLAVMVFGTPGGDNFRFNVGGVFAGVLITLALVRGPFWNQAWLAPAVYGWQLKRSLMSVTNVMHKVTDRVKANDPVAIKLLRFYHLGLMQMHELDANSSAQAQLVREVDEHLERMRGLGIEPDQTRLDPGWVEAVKAR, from the coding sequence ATGTTTGAGCTTAAACCGTGCGACCCGATTGTTTTTCGCCAGCAGACGCGACGCAGCACGCTGATAGTCGCGGTGCTGTTCGTGGCGCTGGCGATGGGGCTGTCCAGCCTGGCGGTGATGGTGTTTGGTACGCCTGGGGGCGATAACTTTCGCTTTAACGTGGGCGGGGTGTTTGCCGGGGTATTGATCACACTGGCGCTGGTGCGGGGGCCATTCTGGAACCAGGCCTGGCTGGCGCCGGCGGTGTATGGCTGGCAGCTCAAGCGCAGTTTGATGAGTGTGACGAATGTGATGCACAAGGTGACTGACCGGGTGAAAGCGAATGATCCGGTGGCGATCAAATTGCTGCGGTTTTATCACCTTGGGTTGATGCAGATGCACGAACTGGACGCCAACTCGAGCGCTCAGGCGCAGTTGGTGCGCGAGGTTGATGAGCACCTGGAGAGGATGCGGGGGTTGGGGATTGAACCTGACCAGACGCGGTTGGATCCGGGGTGGGTTGAGGCGGTGAAGGCTCGCTGA
- the bufA2 gene encoding BufA2 family periplasmic bufferin-type metallophore: MSTSIKSRLSLATAAALIAMASASFAAAASAADQPEQPGRCYGVNNCKGESLCATAKNDCKGLNSCKGQGVVVKTPSECLKLGGTTTEPK, encoded by the coding sequence ATGAGTACGTCCATCAAATCCCGTTTGAGCCTTGCCACTGCTGCCGCCCTGATCGCCATGGCGTCGGCCTCTTTCGCCGCTGCCGCGAGCGCCGCCGACCAGCCGGAGCAGCCAGGCCGCTGCTACGGCGTGAACAACTGCAAGGGCGAAAGCCTGTGCGCCACGGCCAAGAACGATTGCAAGGGCCTCAACAGCTGCAAGGGCCAGGGCGTGGTCGTGAAGACTCCGTCCGAGTGCCTGAAGCTGGGCGGCACCACCACTGAGCCGAAGTAA
- a CDS encoding DoxX family protein: MIVLAPAVLKRVLPEALLLLVARVGIASVFFLSGRTKVTGFLQLKPSTYTLFRSEYALPLVPPDWAAHLASYAEHLFPLLLVLGLLTRPAAAALLGMTLVIEVFVYPDAWPTHLTWAGLLLPLLAYGGGAWSLDRVFSGQRR; this comes from the coding sequence ATGATTGTCCTGGCCCCTGCGGTGCTCAAGCGTGTGCTGCCTGAGGCGCTGCTGTTGCTGGTGGCTCGCGTGGGTATCGCTTCGGTGTTTTTCCTCTCGGGCCGCACCAAGGTGACCGGTTTTCTGCAGCTCAAGCCGTCGACCTACACCTTGTTTCGCTCGGAGTACGCCTTGCCGCTGGTGCCGCCGGATTGGGCGGCACACCTGGCGAGCTACGCCGAGCATCTGTTCCCGCTGTTGCTGGTGCTGGGCCTGCTGACCCGCCCGGCAGCCGCTGCGCTGTTGGGCATGACCCTGGTGATCGAGGTGTTTGTGTACCCCGACGCCTGGCCAACCCACCTGACCTGGGCGGGGCTGTTGTTGCCGCTGCTGGCGTATGGCGGCGGGGCCTGGTCGCTGGACCGCGTGTTCTCCGGCCAACGCCGTTAA